A section of the Paenibacillus segetis genome encodes:
- a CDS encoding AbrB/MazE/SpoVT family DNA-binding domain-containing protein — MMKSTGIVRKVDELGRVVIPIELRRTLGIGEKDALEIYVDGERIMLKKYEPACIFCGNAENVIYFKGKIVCHECITEIPTPVTN; from the coding sequence ATGATGAAATCAACCGGTATTGTAAGAAAAGTAGATGAATTAGGTCGGGTTGTTATTCCGATTGAATTACGCCGCACACTGGGCATTGGTGAAAAAGATGCACTTGAAATATATGTAGATGGAGAGCGCATCATGTTGAAGAAATATGAGCCTGCTTGTATCTTCTGTGGCAACGCTGAGAATGTAATCTACTTCAAAGGAAAGATCGTTTGTCACGAATGTATCACTGAAATTCCAACCCCTGTGACAAATTAA